One Parashewanella spongiae genomic window, AGTTTTTAAGCTCACAACCTCTCACTGAGCTATACACAACAGCCGCTTGGCGTATTAAAAAAGAATGTAAGTTGGTACTAGAGGTTGACGTAAGCTTAGTGGCACTTGATGCTGAATCTTATAAGGCATATCGTGCTGACAACGGATTATCAGAAAGTCGCGAGTCTCGAGCTAAATGGGCGGCCGACCAACTAAAATAAATGGTATTATTTTATCATGCCAGAATTTTTCATTCTGGCTTTATAAAGCTTTTACCATTTTTCATATTCCCCCTCATGTTATAATTCAAAATTATTATTTTTTAAAACTGGAACATTGTGCGCTTAGATAAATTCATTTGTGAAGCGACTGAACTCACTCGTAATCTTGCTAAAAAAGCCATTAAATCAGGTGATATTAGTTGTGATGGTGTCATCATTAAAAATGCCGCTTTTAAAGTTCAAACAGATATGCAAATTTGCTTCGAAGGAGAGCCTATCGAAGTTATTGGTGACAGGTATATCATGCTCAACAAACCTGTTGACACGATTTGCTCAACAACCGACGAAGTGTATCCTTCTGTTATATCACTGTTAGATGTTATCAAGACTGATACTTTACACATTGCCGGCCGACTGGATGTAGACACCACAGGGTTAGTATTAATTACCTCCGATGGTCAATGGTCACATAAAGTAGCATCACCTAAAAAGGAATGTGGGAAGCGCTATTTAATTAATGTAGCCGAAG contains:
- the rsuA gene encoding 16S rRNA pseudouridine(516) synthase RsuA, encoding MRLDKFICEATELTRNLAKKAIKSGDISCDGVIIKNAAFKVQTDMQICFEGEPIEVIGDRYIMLNKPVDTICSTTDEVYPSVISLLDVIKTDTLHIAGRLDVDTTGLVLITSDGQWSHKVASPKKECGKRYLINVAEELDNELVKQFESGICLKSEPEPLKPAKLEIIDSHTARLTITEGKYHQVKRMFAATGNKVIGLHREAVGKIELDEDLETSEWRYLTDEEVNSIK